Proteins co-encoded in one Papaver somniferum cultivar HN1 chromosome 5, ASM357369v1, whole genome shotgun sequence genomic window:
- the LOC113279020 gene encoding uncharacterized protein LOC113279020: MTYKEDLSALQESITSVAKKLDTLTDTITNFCVLDEDAQNKKAAEKLLQKEQEGTALADRLTTSLRTLFTEFFPPNHQNNGAAPLPPPPPPPPVNHGVQQLRPNSVNIKFPTFNGEDPDDWIFNVDKYFSVYNNSDALKIIVACAHLKGEDNIWYRWKRTRVVVTTWVEFYNLIRARFNPDKFVDARLAISTMDQKGTVHQHISEFEKLLNFVEFPEDYLISCFIRLLKPHIGSVVKLLAPQTLDKAYTKEIYQEAAYAATKFVPKQPYRPPIFRSPIPPQLAQQHQQTFPPGYRRLSPEEQREKRAKGICFKCDQPYIPNHICVNPQLTILDIEEPTTKLAIQAVDSFSATEVDNSVDDDSRVEDVPSISLNSLMGSPFSTTIRITGSSKAQPITVLVDSGFTYNFISPLFAKQCGYHIQSKDTSLRVTVGDGGHIHTQGTCLNIPIQLQNHMFSIDFHVFVVSGCDVVLGVQWLRKLGPIEWDFEKFLMKFKYDGADIQLFGNNSSALMVLDTAPMQKLLRKEVYGFFLQLTAVHNSALITPLIENPEIKKLLSTFQDVFATPISLPPKRLHDHRISLLPDSSPVNVRPYRYPHFQKDEILKIVSKLKQAGFIRPSSSPFSSPILMVRKKDGSWRMCVDYRALNKLTIKDRYPIPMVDELLDELHGVVIFTKLDLRSGYYQIRLYGPDIPKTAFRTHDGHYEFLVMPFGLSNAPATFQILMNHIFKPYLRKFVLVFFDDILIYSSNMQDHIKHLSLVFETLRQHQLFVKESKCTFAQPSVGYLGHIISSEGVAVEKDKIDSVLSWPLPTTVKSLRGFLGLAGYYRKFVKNFGKICTPLTQLLKNDAFLWTEEATSAFRALQHTLTTTPVLILPDFTKEFYLECDASGTGLGDVLMQTGRLIAYYSKALAGKNLNLSIYDKEMLAIVSAVQKWRPYLLGRHFKIYTDHNSLK; this comes from the coding sequence ATGACGTATAAAGAGGATTTATCAGCTTTACAGGAGAGTATTACTAGTGTTGCTAAGAAGTTGGATACTCTCACTGACACTATCACTAACTTCTGTGTTCTTGATGAAGATGCACAGAATAAGAAGGCAGCTGAAAAGCTTTTGCAAAAAGAACAAGAAGGCACCGCTCTTGCTGACAGGCTTACCACATCCTTGCGTACTCTATTCACAGAATTTTTTCctccaaatcatcaaaataatgGCGCTGCGCCtcttccaccacctccaccaccacctccggtTAATCATGGTGTTCAACAACTGCGACCTAACTCAGTTAATATCAAGTTCCCTACTTTCAATGGTGAGGATCCTGATGACTGGATTTTTAATGTTGATAAGTACTTTAGTGTATATAACAACTCTGATGCTCTCAAAATCATTGTTGCTTGTGCTCATCTAAAAGGAGAGGATAATATTTGGTATCGATGGAAGAGAACCAGAGTTGTTGTTACAACATGGGTAGAATTCTACAATTTAATTCGTGCTCGATTTAACCCTGACAAGTTTGTTGATGCTCGCCTAGCCATTAGCACCATGGATCAAAAAGGTACAGTTCATCAACATATCTCTGAGTTTGAAAAATTATTGAACTTTGTTGAATTTCCAGAAGATTACTTGATAAGTTGTTTTATCCGTTTACTTAAACCACATATTGGGTCTGTGGTAAAACTGCTTGCACCCCAAACTTTGGATAAGGCTTATACTAAGGAAATATATCAGGAAGCAGCTTATGCAGCTACCAAGTTTGTCCCTAAACAACCATATCGTCCACCTATATTCAGAAGTCCAATTCCTCCTCAACTAgcccaacaacatcaacaaacttTTCCTCCGGGTTATAGGAGATTATCACCAGAAGAACAAAGAGAAAAAAGAGCTAAGGGTATTTGCTTCAAGTGTGATCAGCCATACATACCAAATCATATATGTGTTAATCCTCAGTTAACTATCTTGGATATTGAGGAACCTACAACTAAACTTGCCATACAAGCTGTGGATTCTTTTTCTGCGACTGAAGTTGATAATTCAGTAGACGATGATTCTAGGGTTGAGGAtgttccttctatttctctaaattCACTCATGGGTTCCCCCTTTTCTACTACAATTCGTATTACAGGTTCTTCTAAAGCTCAACCAATTACAGTTCTAGTAGACTCTGGTTTTACTTACAATTTTATTAGCCCATTGTTCGCCAAACAATGTGGTTATCACATTCAATCCAAAGATACTTCTCTTCGTGTTACAGTGGGTGATGGTGGCCATATACACACTCAAGGAACCTGTTTAAACATACCAATTCAGCTGCAAAATCAcatgttttcaattgatttccaTGTCTTCGTTGTTAGTGGATGCGACGTTGTTCTAGGGGTTCAATGGTTGCGCAAGTTAGGACCTATTGAATGGGATTTTGAAAAATTCTTAATGAAGTTTAAATATGATGGCGCAGACATTCAATTATTTGGTAATAACTCTTCTGCATTGATGGTCTTGGATACTGCTCCAATGCAGAAATTGCTACGTAAAGAGGTGTATGGGTTCTTTCTACAATTAACTGCAGTACACAATTCTGCATTAATTACTCCTTTAATCGAAAACCCTGAAATTAAGAAGTTGCTATCTACCTTTCAAGATGTGTTTGCAACACCAATTTCTCTTCCTCCGAAAAGACTGCATGATCATCGCATTTCATTACTACCAGATTCTTCTCCTGTTAATGTTCGTCCATATAGATATCCACATTTTCAGAAGGATGAGATTTTAAAGATTGTTTCAAAACTCAAGCAAGCAGGTTTCATACGCCCAAGTTCTAGTCCATTTTCTTCACCCATATTAATGGTTCGTAAGAAAGATGGGTCATGGAGAATGTGTGTAGATTACAGGGCTTTAAACAAGTTGACAATTAAAGATCGATATCCTATTCCTATGGTGGATGAGTTGTTAGATGAACTTCATGGTGTCGTTATTTTCACAAAGCTTGATTTACGTTCTGGCTATTATCAAATACGTCTATATGGACCTGATATTCCTAAAACGGCATTTAGAACTCATGATGGTCACTATGAGTTTCTTGTCATGCCTTTTGGGCTCTCCAATGCGCCAGCTACCTTCCAAATCTTGATGAATCATATATTCAAACCATACTTGAGAAAGTTTGTGCTcgttttttttgatgatatattAATTTATAGCTCCAATATGCAAGATCACATTAAACACTTATCCTTGGTGTTTGAAACACTTCGCCAGCATCAGCTATTTGTTAAAGAATCCAAGTGCACCTTTGCACAACCATCAGTGGGATACCTTGGCCATATTATCTCTTCTGAAGGAGTTGCGGTTGAGAAAGACAAGATTGATAGTGTACTTTCTTGGCCACTACCTACAACAGTGAAGAGTCTAAGAGGATTTCTTGGATTGGCAGGGTATTATCGaaaatttgtgaagaactttGGTAAGATTTGTACACCTTTAACACAGCTGTTGAAAAATGATGCATTCTTATGGACTGAGGAAGCTACTTCTGCTTTTCGAGCATTGCAACATACATTAACAACTACACCTGTTTTGATACTTCCTGACTTTACGAAAGAATTTTATCTAGAATGTGATGCATCAGGAACTGGTTTGGGAGATGTTTTAATGCAAACTGGTCGACTAATTGCTTACTATAGCAAGGCATTGGCAGGTAAGAATCTTAATCTTTCTATTTATGATAAAGAGATGCTTGCAATTGTCTCTGCAGTCCAAAAGTGGAGACCATATTTATTGGGCAGGCATTTTAAAATTTACACTGATCACAATAGTTTGAAGTAG